Within the Bos indicus x Bos taurus breed Angus x Brahman F1 hybrid chromosome 17, Bos_hybrid_MaternalHap_v2.0, whole genome shotgun sequence genome, the region CCTGGCCCTGGGTGATTTGAGGCAGAGGAAATATTGGCTGAGAATGTGAATTAGATAAAGGAGATGGTTGGGGATATAGGCTCTGGGTCACAGGGAAGCTGTAAACAAGTTTGGCCATTAGTTTGACCCtagaatgtgtgtgtgaaagtattagtcgtgtctgactctttgcgaccccagtgactgtagcctgccaggcttctctatgcttagagttctccaggcaagaatattggagtgggttgccatttccttctccagggttatcttcctaacccaggtctcctgcattgtatgcagattctttactgtctgagccaccagggaagccccataatgaGTAGATGCCAAATAGACAAATCCAGAACCTaagaaaacaacagttaaaacACTAATGAACTAGGATTTCTATCTACTTAAGCCAAAAAGAGTACAGACCATGGGGCCCTGTTCTCAGGTTGTAACAGCCTCCCGGCCCCAGCCCTCTCACCATGCTGGAACATACACCCAAGGAGCTGGCAGCCAAGCTTTTCCTATTTCAAGTCCCCTGTGACTCTGAGGTTCGCAGCAAAATCACAAAGTACTCATCAGTGCCAGTGTTGAGTTTTGCATGAAGCCTCCCTGTTCTCTGGGGGAAAGTCCTTTAGTCAGATAACCCTTCGACAAAATCCCACATCAGTCACTTCCCACTTCGGTGCCTTTGGCAAGCACGTTCACCTCTAGGCTTTAGTTCCCCCATCCATAAATGGCAGATAACAGAACTCAGGGTTGCTTGTGAATGAGTGAAAATACATAAACACAGCACCTGGGCTGTTTGATAAGCTGCGCCGTTGGAGCTTTTTCCAGCCTCCAAAGACAGAACTgctctctgcttttaaatgaaTGGTGAGGTCTTTGGGGGCAGAGATGACACTGGAAAAATAATGGCCACTGTGACTCGTGTACTTTCTTATGTCACCCTTATATTAGCCTGTGGAAGTCAGGACTGTTTTTAtcaccattttataaatgaggaaactggggctcagagaaggtaAGTAAGATACCTGAAGTCACACAGACAAGAAGTGGCAGGGCTCAGATTCAGGCCCCAATCTGACCTCTGCTAAGTATGTGCTTTGAGACTCCACATTTCAGCTGTCTCCTCTTTTGGTGGGTTCACTGTCCTTCCAGGTTGCTTCACATTCTAGCCTTTAAGTGGTTAAGTTGGAAGCTCAGCCTCTGCTCCCCCCAAGGAttattctttcccatttaggctgAAATCTCAACTGCATTCTGGGGAAAGGCCCAGGGAAGGGAGGCCAGCTATAAAAAGGCCCTTGGTGGGTTGAGCCTTCCCTGGTTGTACTAGAGGTCCCCTGAGCCCAGTGAGCTCAGAGTGCTGGTGAGCTTAAGGCAGGCAGGAGGTTTTCCAGGGCCCCTGAGATAGTGGGGGAGAGGGTGGCCTCTGTGGGCACCTGCCAGGACTTTTGCTTTCTCAGTTCAGCTTCTTAAAGTGCATAAAAAGCTGAAGGCCCCTTGAGGATCATAGCCATGGTGttagttattgttattattatctttatcatCATCCCAAGCTCAAGAAACTAGGCCCACACATTTCCTGGGCTTTTGGAGCCAGCAGGGATGGGCCATGGGAGGAGGGGGAATAGGTAGCCATCTTCAAGTTCCCTCCCTTGCCCGGGCATAAAGTTGGTGGTTTATAATAACTTACCCCCAGGTCAAGTTTGTAAGGCTGGTGAAGCCAGCCCCAAGACTTCTGCAGATCAGTATCTCCCCTGCCGGGTTTCACAGATATTCTTCAAGATGTGAGTAGGTTTTCTGTGGAGGAAAATAATCCTGTGatcaaataagtttgggaaacactaggtttaaacaaaattaattttttcaattgCAGGCCTTCTCAGAGCCTTTCAGAGCCTTTAGtgcacttattcattcattctttcaaataaTACTTATTGAGCATGTTCTGTGTACCAGGTGCATTGTGCTGGGTCATGGCAATCCAATGGAGGCAGACAGTCATGGTCTTTAACCTTATGGGGTACCCAGCCTGAAGTGCCATTCAGTCCTGAGTACGTGTTAGAGTCACCTGGGGGCTCTGAGGGACTAGAGGTGCTGCGACCCAAGCCCAGAGATTTTTTTCAAGTTAGAATTAATATTATAACTTTAATGAATTTGTATACTTCtaagtgtttctttttcattgattGGGCTTTATCTAGCTGTTTCATCTTCTAATGTCCTAGGCACCTGCTTTGGTCTATGCCGCTGGCTGGGCGCTGAGAATAAAGAAGTGAATCAGATTCAGTGTGTgacctcaaggagcttacagtctagtagGAGAACAGGCCATGTAAACCTATCAGTGTACTATGTTGTAGCTTGTGGTATACTGTCCAACCCCAAAGATTTTTCATTCAGTTGGTCAACACTAGGTCCAAGgcctgtatttttcaaaaactccCCTGAATGATTATAATGTACACGCAGGGCTGAGAGTCACAGGTAAGGAGTAAAATAATTATGATCAGTCCCATTTTGTGCCTGGATGATAGGAGGTTAGAGTACAATGAGGACAGAGAGCAGAGACTGTCATTGTCTGGGAGGTGGGCAAAGGTCCCCCGAGCAAGAGAGATTTTTGGCTGAAATCTGATGGATCAGTGTAGGTTACCTGGTGGGGCCAGCCAGTGAAGGGGCTGGGCTTGGCAAAGGCCCTCCAGTAGGAAGTGCTTGGGTAGTGAGAAAGGGGCACATGGTGAGATTGGAGTTCAGGGCCAGAGATGATCCAGGCTGTCTGGCAAGTTCATCTCTCTGAGACTgagtctgtgtgctgtgctgtgctaacagactcagtttctttatctataaaatgggaatgatattaGTCCCTAACTATGGGATTTATCTGAGACTGCAGGAAGGCATTTAGAATGGGAAGCCCTTTTAGTGGGACAGTGAAATAATTGAATatatgttgggttttttttttttattcacccTGTTCTCTGAGTGGGGATAATTTGTATAAGGTCAAGTGTGAAGGCAGTGTAAAACCTTCCCTGGAGCCTCCCTCAGGGGCCATTTTGTGCCTGGATGATAGCTGCCgtgcatttattaagcacctactgtatgccctGGGTTGCAGTGTCCAGAGGATGAGTGGAACTCAGCTCTCACTTGGAGTAAACTCGGGGTGTTTTAGGTATACTGAAGGGGTTCTGGcgtgagaggaggaggagagggtggctcTTTGCCCCTCCCACTGACACAGCACATTAAACTAATCAGTTCCACCTGTTCTGTGGACTGATTCCATTTGAAAAGGACAAGTCCAAGAGAAGACATGACATCAGGGCTCTGGGGCCTGGTGTTtatgggaaagggcacccagttCAAGGCTCTCCATTCTTGGAAGAGTAACTCTAGGCTCTCTGCTCATCTGGCAGTGGCTCTGAAAGAGCATCAGCATGCTTTATCTGATTTCAGTACAAGAGGCTGTGCTTGGAACTAGAAATGGCAGTTGGCCCTGGAGGTTTTGCATAGGGATAGagatgcctggagaatcccagggacgggagagcctggtgggctgccgtctatggggtcacacagagtcggacacgactgaagtgacttagcatagcatagcatagagatAAGAGTTCCCATTTACTTAGTGTCAGATATATTGAAAGAGGTATTCTAAATTTGATCCCCAGGAATTCTATGCATGAATGGTGTTTATacccattttccaggtgagaaaactgagtgtAGGCTTGTTAAGAGCCCTAGAAAGGGTGGAGCTAGGGTTCACATGTGGGCTTCTCCAATTAAGTCTTCTTCCCATCACTCTCTGCTGCCCTCCAAATATCAGCTGTAACCAAGGTGGATCCTCTTGGGAACTGGGAATTATTGAACTTGGAGATGACAGAGCCAGGGGAACCTGAGTTCCTGAGGTTATTCTCAAATCGTAGGTCCCTGCGCTCCCTTTTCAGTGAAGTAAAGTGGTTAAGAAAGCAGACTCCAGAGGTAGCCTTCTGGGTTTGAATCTCCCTGTACCACcccttaccagctgtgtgactttagacaAGTTActcttttctgtgcctcagtttcttgatCTGTAAGATGGGGGAATTATTAGTAAGTAACTCACAGGGTTGATAGGAAGACTTAACGAGTTAAGTTAATGAAAAGCACTTGGAAAAAGTATCTGGCACATAGGAAATTTTCAATAAAGATTATAACCCTATTGCTATTATTACTTGTATTAATTTGCGAGGGCTGGCCATGACAAGGTGTTgtagactaggtggcttaaacgacagaaatttattttctcacagttctggatgctggaagtccaaggtcagggtgtCAGTagagttggtttcttctgagggccTCTCTTggtggcttgcagatggccacctccTCCCTGTGTCGTCATATCATCCACCCTCTCTTGtgtctgtgtccagatttcctcttGTAAGGACAaaagtcatattggattaaagtgtcagtcgctcagtcgtgtctgactctttgtgaccccatggactgtagaccgccaggctcctctgtctatggatttcccaggcaagaatactggagtgggttgccatgcccttcttcaggggatcttccccacccagggatcaaaccccagtctcctgcattgcaggcagattctttcccatctgagccaccagggaacctggaCAAGGGCTGGCACTAATAATCTCCTTTTAACTTAGTCACCTCTGCAAAAACCCTTCTTCAAAAACAGTCGCATGCTGAGGTACTGGGGTTTAGGGTGTCGATGTATGATTTTCCCAGGGGAGGGGGCACAGTTCAGCCCATGACATTATGGATACTGTCATTTGCCCCCCATCCTCCACTGCCTGACTTGGTGGGACTTCCTCCTTTCTGGTCCAGAAATCGCAGCCAAGCGCTTAGCTCCGAGGCGAGTGTGGACGAAGGCGGCGTCTTTGAGAGTCTGAAGGCGGAAGCGGCCTCCCCACCAGCGCTCTTCTCGGGCTTATCCGGCCTCCCGGCGGGcagcctccccaccaccccattcCCGTCCAGCCTGGTCCTGGGGGCCGCGGCCGGCGGCGGGGACGTGTTCCTCCAGATGCCGGCGTCCAGGGAGGAAAGCGGGGGCCGCGGCGAGGGGGGCGCCTACCACCACCATCGGCAGCCCCACCACCACTTCCACCACGGCAGCCACCGCGGGGGCTCCCTGCTGCAGCACGTGGGCGGGGACCACCGCTCACACTCAGACGAGGCTGGCGATGAGCAGCCCGGGACACCCGCCCCAGCCTTGTCCGAGCTGAAGGCTGTGATCTGCTGGCTCCAGAAAGGGCTGCCCTTCATCCTCATCCTCCTGGCCAAATTATGCTTCCAGCATAAGCTCGGTGAGTGTGGGGGGGGATGCGGGGTCAACGCCTGCCACTTCACCCAAGGGGTTGGGGGGTCTCCATCCCAAGTGCCAAGGGCAGGCAGTAGAGGTCCTCTTGGTGCAAAGTGCTTCAAAGGCCAGGATTCCGCttcagacctgggttcaaatcctggtcgaTTAGCTATGTGACTTGGGGCAAGGCActccccttctctgagcctcagtttcctcatcggtCCAGCAAGGGTTGTGATAGAAACTTCCTCAGCTGGTTGGGTGACTTGAAGGCATGGAGGAGTTCAGAATGCTCTGGTCTGAACCTGAATTCTTcctcttcctagctgtgtgatgctggggacattatttaacctctctgtgctttagtCCCATCATCCATAAAATAGGAATTAAAATAGTATTTGTACTattcaggggtccccaacctccaggctgTGGAGCAGTACCTCCTGTCCGCTCAGCGGCAGCATTAGATTAGAAGcaaagtgcataataaatgcaATGTGCTTGAATCACCTTGAAACCATTCCCCCCATCCCTGacctgtggaaaaattgtcttccagaagtcagtccctggtgccagaaaggctgGGGACAGCTGTACTAGTTCATATGTTATTATATAGATATCATAGATACACATTTACTATAATGGTATGTTACAGATGCCATTAAACATACAGCTTCTGGCTTCATAAGATTGAGTAAGGTTAAATGAGTAAACACGTGTTAAGCCCTTAGGCCAGTGCCTGGCAGAGAATAAGTGCTGTGCAAGTGTGGATGATTGTCTTTATCATATTCATTGTTAGTACCTGTAGAATATTTAACGTGGAATCCTGCACttagcaagtgctcaataaatacgaCCTATTACTAGGAAGTAAAATAATGATTCATGAAGTACTTAGCATAGTACCTGACACATACTTAACATTCAATAAACGTGGTCTCTGGTCCactgttatttatttctgttactgGTATTAGATCATGGTGTTGCTGTGTCCTGGAGAGTTTTAGGCTATTGTTTTTATCTTATGGTAGAAATTACAGTACAAATTATGTCATAGCCTGGTATATCCCACAAGAAATATCTAGAAGAGGTTAGGCCATCATTTGTGTCTTATTTGCCCCCTTCTGGTATGTTCCAGCTGACCCAGGTCACTTCTTCCTTTTTGGGATGCTACCATATcagtcccttctttttttttttctttttgaccaattaaaaaatggtgggttttttttggtttttataatCTGTATACGCACTGGGTTCTGGGCCCTTCAGCACCTCCTTCCAAGTCTAGCGCCAGCTGGACTAGGGCTCCTGTGGCAGTGGTGCCGGTCCCCTTCTTAGGTGTCTGAACTCTTTCCCCAGGTGCTGTGGACAAAGCCTCAAGCGGGAGGTTCTGCCCCTTGCTTCTAAACTTTGCAAGCTACTGAGCCTCAACCTTTGCAGGCCCCTCCTTTCTCCACCCTCCCTTTCTCCTAATGTAGATAAGGATTCTACTGTACACCTACACCttttcatgaaagaaagtgaaagtgctagtcactcagtcatgtctggctttttgcaaccccatggactgtacagcccaccgactcctctgtccgtgggattctccaggcgagaatactggagtgagttgccatgcccttctccacctTCCTTTTTATTCCTAGAAACAGAAGCTGGCCTGTTTCTTCTTACCCTGAGTTCCAGCAAACTCACCGCCAAGTTTTATTCCCAAGTTTGGTCATATTCCTCCTCAGTTGTCACGTTTGTTCAGTTGATCAAAGAGTATAAGAAGAGATTTTGGGGTTACTGATTATGGTTTTCTATGTTTTCAATAAAGCAACTCATCTTTTATAAAGTAGATCTGGAAGCATGCATGGAATACATGtactatttaaaaagtaaaagtgaactgCAAGCATGGGGAATTCTGTACATTGTGTAAAAGCAGAATCCTGTCCACAAGGAACAAAAAGTAGGATTTGaaaatccctgctcagggagaaTTCTGATTGCAGCTTAGCAAATTGTGGAATAAAACTCCgttctttttcccccctctccaaAGCTCATGTTTTCCTGTCAGCTAggaattcttttcccttttaacatgaaatttccatttcttaCAGTGCTGTGGTCTTTTGCTACATACGCTTTTATTACAAATAACATGCCTcagattctttttgaaaatagaaacactttggctacctgatgcaaagagccagctcattggaaaggaccctgatgctaggaaagattgaaggcaaaaggagaagtgggcagcagaggatgaaatggttagacagcatcactaactcaatggacatgagtccgagcaaactcccagagttaGTAAagaatggggaagcctggcgtgctgcagttcatggggtcgcgaacggTGAGACACGACTTCGTGACTGAATGACAGCAACAAACTGCTGGAGATTGTGCCCTGTAAGCAGTATCCCTCCTTGAGTTCAGTTCTGTTATTCTgtttttacagaggaggaaaccggGCTCAGAGCGGTGCAGTGACTAGTCCAAGCTCACACGGAGAGGAGGTGGCAGAACTGAGGTTGAACCCAGATCTTGCCAGACTGCACAGCCCATGCTAACTGGTCCTATAAAATACCCTCCCCCAGTGGCCTCAATCCCATCCCTAAGTCAGGGGCCTCGAGGTTCCCAGCAATATACACAGCAGCCCAAATGCCCCAGAGATGggattttctctctcctctgtggTTAGTGTGTTGACTCTGAGGAGGGAGGTATGTGTCCCGGGTCTCTAGTAAGCCAGGCCAGGCCTGACGCATCTAAGTGGGTGGTCTTGGCCCCTCCTCTGCCCCGCAGGCATTGCCGTGTGCATCGGAATGGCCAGCACCTTCGCCTATGCCAACTCCACGCTCCGGGAACAGGTCTCTCTAAAGGTGAGTCACCTAGCAAATCAACCCTCCAGCACTGCTGTAACAGATGaccacaaactcagtggcttaaaaccgCACAAATGGGTTCCTTGtggttctgtaggtcagaagtctgaagtgGATCCCTCTAACCTAAGATCAAGGTGTCCACAGGACTGTCTTCCTTCTGGAGGGTTCAGAGGACAGTCTCTTTCCTCACCTTTTCCAGGTCCTGGAAGTCACTCACGTTCGTTGGCtcctggccccttctcctcttttgaGCCACCCACATTGCATCTCTGTGAACATCCTTCCATAGACACATCCCCCTCGACTCTgctcttctgtctccctcttctacTCTTAGGGGCTCTTGTGATTATTTGGACCAATCCCCAGGATAATCCAGGGAAGTGTCCCCAATGCAGGGTCAGCTAattagcaatcttaattccacctGCAACCATTATCACCATGGAACCAAACAGATTCACAGGCTGCGGGAATTAGGACAGGAACTCCTTTGGGAGTCATTCTTCTGCCTCCTACCCTGGCAGGTCCCCAGAAATGCCACCCTTCTCCCTTCCAAGAGCAACCTGTCCTCTCATGCCCCTAGCCCAGTCCTCTTACCCTCCTGacattcagtcagttcactcaTTTCCAACCCACCCTCATGGTTCAGGCCACCCCAGTGGCACTTCTGGGTGGCTGGTGGGTCTTACCACCATCATCCCCAGTGCCTGCTGATACGTGCTGAGCACTCAGTGTGTCCAGCACAGAGCTGGACCCATTTCACAGCTCATCTTGGAGATCTATCCCAGCAACTTGGGAGGCAGGCAGAATCacacttaatttatttttccgatgaggaaacagtggcccAAAATTTCTTGGCTAAGATCTAAGTTTTCTGCCTAAGGCCATACAGCCTGTGTGAAGCATGGTGTCAGGATATGAATCCAGGCattgtgcccagagcctgtgctcccccaggttcaaatcccagcctctCCACCCTCCTGCAAGCCCTTGGAGGGGTGACCTCACTGATCTCATCCTCAGGTGCCACCTCTGGGCAAGGAATTGCCACACCCAATTCATTCACCCACTGAGAGGATTAAGCAAGATGGTACGTGGAACATGTTTTGTGCAGCACCTGGCTCATAGGAACAACTTAACtgagctattttttttaacaagccTGTGTAttctgcagcacatgggcttgtATCATAGCCACAATCTTCTCTGACCCTGCTTTGGGGTCATCTGCTTTCTTGGAAGCACCTAGGCCTCCATGAGATGAAAATGCCAgctcagtctttattttaaacaaatgagcACGTTGAAGTCAGGAGTAGGGCATGGAGTCAGAGGTTCTTCTTGACCCTCAGTCTTGTCTTCTTCATGCCAACCCCTTTCTGTTAAAACAacaagttgggacttccctggtggtccacaggTTGATAATCTGCCTtgtgatgcaggggacacaggttcattccctgctcggggaactaagatccacatgccatggagcagctgggcccacataccacaacaacTGAACCTGCACGTGGCCACAACCAGGgagtctgtgctccgcaacaaatGACCACACATGATGCAACCaagttcccacatgcctcaactgagaccccatgcagccaaataaataaataaataaataatttttaaaatcacctgAAAGAGCAGCAGGTTGTTCAGTGTCATAGTGGGGCTGTTGGGGCTATATCTTTCTCAGAAGCAGCAACATCCTCATGGTGCCTTGACTTGAATTTTAAGGACAAAGGGATGCCTGTATCTGTGAATAGGCTTCTAGGGGTCTTTGCACCCTTTGAAGACTCAGGTGTTTTGCCTACGTGTGCATATTTCAGTGTCAGTAGGTCTACAAGACTCTTAGTTTAGGATCTCAGCTTACTACTGGAGAACTACCCCACTTGTCCTCCAGAGTCTGGCTTCTCAGGGCTTTGCTTATTCCCTCTCTCTTCTACTTTTGGTTCGGATTTACAGGGGATTAAGCTGGAATCTATTATTTATTGGCATAAAAAGGGCTGCTGAGTGGATTAATCACATTGATAAGAGCAGTTGGTTGGTCGGAGGTGGTTTCTCGGGCTGTTAACCTTGACCACTCCTGGAATAATGGGTGGATAGAGATGCATTTATTTTGTCTGCTCTATGGAAATGTGTGTTTTAACAGTGTGTGAAGTACTGAGCTGTGTCTGGAGACTGGAGCATTTACCGAAACCACAGGGAAGGTTACACTGGGAAAGTTATGACCTCATCTTATTCCAGCAATGCAGccgccctggtccaggaagagacAGGCTTTTGAGAATCTACAGCACGGGGTCTGATTATGTATCCCAGGGTACACAGGCAGGAACACCTTGCTCTACGCTTCCTCTAGAAATTTCCGGGGTTTGCTCTCAGGCTGAGAGACTACTAAGAAAACAGACCGAGAAGGTTTCCCAGCTTGTCTTCCTGGGGACGAATCAGAAACAAGTCTGAAGAAAGAGAAACCGTCTGGATCGCAGAGGGCTTTGACATCGACGTGTACGAAGCTGACTGTAGTCCTACAAACGTGCCCCTACGCTGAATGGTCAGTCCGGAAAGGTTCATACCACAAAAAGTTAGAACAGCAGTTTCTGACTTGTCGATCTGAATCGAGTGGTGGGTTGTAAAGTTGGAATAACAGGTCTTGCCACTTAGTGACCCTGAAACACGCTCCTGTGCCCGACTGAATGTTTACATTTGTCAAATTTACTTAACTCTTAACAGAACCTCACTTTTGAATAAGGGCACCGGACCTTAAAATATGTGCCCctaaaggacttccttggtggagcagtggttaggactccatgttttcactgcagggggcacgagtttgatccctggccagggaactaagacgCTACATGCCTCACAGtatggtccaaaaaaaaaaaagttattaaaacatGTGCCCTTGAGCAAGAGTTGCTtaaattctctgtgcctcagtcccTAACAGTAAATATAATCTAACATTTCCTATATGCCAGTCACTGTTCTAAATGGTTCATGTACATTAGCTCTCATGACTTTATAAATTGATATAATATGCACCCTTTTTGCggatgaggaaagagaaatgcAGCGAGTTTAAGTAATTGCCCAGGGTTGAACAGCCCCCAAGTAGCAGATCAAGGATTTGAAGCCAGGTCATCCAGCTCCAGAATCAGTTTTGCTAACCATGGTGCCCTCCTGACTGGATAGTTCTCCAAGCAGGTTCACACATTTCTGTTACCTCCACTGTAACCATTGCTTGGGTTCCAGTGGGATGGAAAGATGCCAACACCCTTCCTTTCACCATGAGCCATGTTTCCTCCAAACCTTTGTGAAAGGGAACATTTGCCCCTTGTTGGGGAGCATTCTGGAATATTCTGCCAGGTGTACCTTTGACATTTCAGCATCCCCACAGATCTCTCGCTTTGTCTCCAGGAGAAGAGGTCGGTGCTGGTCATCCTGTGGATCTTGGCCTTTCTAGCGGGAAACACCCTCTATGTGCTCTACACATTCAGTTCCCAGCAGCTGTATAACAGGTGAGCAGAGGAGTCTGACCCTCAGTGGGAAAGTGGGGAGCTTTGTTGCACTTGGGACCCACAGCCCCTTCATTGGAGAATGATATAGTAGCCCTCAGTCACACTGTAACCTTCAGATCCTACCCTGTTGTTAAGTACACACATGCCTTGAGCAGAATTCTTGAGCAGAAATAGAATGCAAGCTGCAtgtataattttgcattttctacTGACCACCTAGTGCACGAGGGGAAAGGACTAGCCAGTGACGGTCTCTAGCACAGGGTTGTAACTCAAGCCAAGCTTTCAGATTATGTCCATCTGTTTTCAAAATGGGCTTTGAGGAGTAAGCAGTTTCACCACTTTCTGGTGCCACCCAAAGTTGCATAAAAGCAATTTGGAGAATTCGTTCCAAGGCATCAACATGCCGCTCACACGCTGCATTAGTTGCCCGGCCCAGAAGATCAAGGTCCTGGTGGAGGGTAAAGGAGATGGAGTTTCCCAGAACCTTGGATGAATTTCCAGCTCGTGCCATTTTCTGGGCATGATCACATTCGCAGGCTCAGACCTCTGCACCCTCATCAGACCAGGGCTGAGTCAAACTGGCAGCACATGAAGAGAGAGAGTGGCTTGGGGAAAAGCAATAGAGCTCCTTTTTGATGTCAGTGGTCTAGAGTGTGTTTGTGATACCAACAACCGCTATCTTACTTTGCTTTCCAAGTGAGCAGGGTATTGCTGTTGccattttataggtaaggaaactgaggcttaatgAAACCCTTTTTAGTGAACCTTAGTCCCAGTAGGTGAAAGCAAGTTTGAATCATCCCAGGATTTGAAGTCTGATGACCAGCGCCAGAAGGTCATAGTCCTGCCACATACCAGCTTGTGCCCTTTGGCAAATAGTGGAACC harbors:
- the RNFT2 gene encoding RING finger and transmembrane domain-containing protein 2 isoform X2, which translates into the protein MQRRHSSNTENVPPERNRSQALSSEASVDEGGVFESLKAEAASPPALFSGLSGLPAGSLPTTPFPSSLVLGAAAGGGDVFLQMPASREESGGRGEGGAYHHHRQPHHHFHHGSHRGGSLLQHVGGDHRSHSDEAGDEQPGTPAPALSELKAVICWLQKGLPFILILLAKLCFQHKLGIAVCIGMASTFAYANSTLREQVSLKEKRSVLVILWILAFLAGNTLYVLYTFSSQQLYNSLIFLKPNLETLDFFDLLWIVGIADFVLKYITIALKCLVVALPKIILAVKSKGKFYLVIEEVSQLFRSLVPIQLWYKYIMGDDSSNSYFLGGVLIVLYSLCKSFDICGRVGGVRKALKLLCTSQNYGVRATGQQCTEAGDICAICQAEFREPLVLMCQHVFCEECLCLWLDRERTCPLCRSVAVDTLRCWKDGATSAHFQVY